In the genome of Elusimicrobiota bacterium, one region contains:
- a CDS encoding UMP kinase codes for MPEPKYRRVLVKLSGEALLGDLDHGIHPGAIAKICAELVNAYKVGVQLAIVIGGGNIWRGGENQIPDVNRVTADNMGMLATVINALALQDALESRQVPTRVQSAIEINKLVEPYIPRRAVRHLEKGRVVIFAGGIGSPYFTTDTTAALRSIEVDAQILLKATKVDGVYTDDPKKNSKAKKYDTLGFEEAITKRLKIMDTSAFTLCMDNKIPVLVFDLNVNGNITKAVKGEKVGTLIN; via the coding sequence GTGCCTGAGCCAAAGTACCGCCGGGTTCTCGTTAAACTCTCCGGCGAGGCTTTGTTGGGCGATTTAGACCACGGCATTCATCCCGGCGCTATCGCCAAAATTTGCGCTGAATTGGTTAACGCTTATAAAGTGGGCGTGCAATTGGCCATTGTCATCGGCGGCGGCAATATCTGGCGGGGCGGGGAAAACCAAATCCCGGACGTCAATCGCGTGACCGCGGATAATATGGGCATGTTGGCCACCGTCATCAACGCCTTGGCTCTTCAAGATGCCTTGGAATCACGGCAGGTGCCCACCCGCGTTCAAAGCGCCATTGAGATCAATAAGCTGGTTGAGCCTTATATCCCCCGGCGCGCGGTTCGGCATTTGGAAAAAGGACGGGTCGTGATTTTCGCGGGCGGCATCGGCTCGCCTTATTTCACCACGGACACAACCGCGGCCCTTCGCTCCATCGAAGTCGACGCCCAGATTTTGTTGAAAGCCACCAAAGTCGACGGCGTATACACCGATGATCCAAAGAAAAACAGCAAGGCCAAAAAGTATGATACATTGGGTTTTGAAGAAGCGATCACTAAGAGACTAAAAATCATGGATACCTCGGCCTTCACGCTCTGCATGGATAATAAAATCCCCGTTCTGGTTTTCGACTTAAACGTCAACGGCAATATCACTAAAGCCGTCAAAGGCGAAAAAGTGGGCACCCTCATCAACTGA
- the frr gene encoding ribosome recycling factor, with the protein MQAPAHFQKFAQAAKGALDQLRQEFMSIRTSRVSPSMLERIKVLTYGAEMPINQVASVGSLDARTLEVRPWDPKVAGDIEKAIQKSDLGVTPTNDGTVLRIAFPALTEERRKDYIKVAKNYAEAARVKVRNARRDAQEEAIQKPLKEKKITEDEKFRRQHELDGLTNKLIQDVDSLLAAKEKEILEV; encoded by the coding sequence ATGCAAGCCCCGGCTCATTTTCAGAAATTCGCTCAAGCCGCTAAAGGAGCGTTGGATCAGTTAAGGCAGGAATTCATGTCCATCCGTACCAGCCGCGTCTCCCCGTCCATGCTGGAGCGAATCAAGGTTTTGACCTACGGCGCTGAAATGCCCATCAATCAAGTGGCGTCCGTTGGCTCCCTGGACGCCCGCACCTTGGAGGTGCGCCCCTGGGACCCCAAAGTGGCCGGGGACATCGAAAAAGCCATTCAGAAATCAGATTTAGGCGTCACGCCCACCAATGACGGCACGGTGCTGCGCATCGCGTTCCCGGCATTAACCGAGGAACGCCGCAAAGACTACATCAAAGTCGCCAAAAACTACGCCGAAGCCGCCAGGGTCAAGGTGAGAAACGCCCGCCGCGACGCGCAGGAAGAAGCGATTCAAAAGCCCTTGAAGGAAAAAAAGATTACCGAAGACGAAAAATTCCGCCGCCAGCACGAACTCGACGGCCTCACCAACAAACTCATCCAAGACGTTGATAGCCTCCTAGCCGCCAAAGAAAAAGAAATCCTGGAAGTTTAG
- a CDS encoding BrnT family toxin, whose protein sequence is MKLEPDFAALAWLEKLIPETETFDWDDGNIDKNRKHGIPDEEIESLLNQDEYIFAGEIIKPAHPEWRGLILGQSDEGRFLALFTKRGEKLRPISCRLMRKEERRFYEKTVQKKD, encoded by the coding sequence GTGAAATTAGAGCCGGACTTCGCCGCGCTTGCCTGGCTCGAAAAATTAATACCCGAAACGGAAACTTTTGATTGGGATGACGGCAATATCGACAAAAATAGAAAACATGGGATACCTGATGAAGAGATCGAATCTCTGCTGAACCAAGATGAATATATTTTTGCAGGGGAAATCATAAAACCGGCCCATCCCGAATGGCGAGGGCTGATCTTGGGACAAAGCGACGAAGGACGGTTTTTGGCTCTATTTACCAAACGCGGAGAAAAACTCAGGCCGATTTCATGCCGGCTAATGCGAAAAGAGGAACGGAGGTTCTATGAAAAAACAGTCCAAAAAAAAGACTAG
- a CDS encoding type II toxin-antitoxin system RelE/ParE family toxin: protein MSDLGSSAKFQIVFFPAAKKEYEKEVKQSQERAKIDAILEKVETYGFQALGANFEKVKGADNIYELKIKAFGSEHRFLFGYAPEKSPEGLPILILLRYLKKKQWKLPQGDIQAAVNRLRQF, encoded by the coding sequence ATGAGCGATTTAGGCTCCTCGGCAAAATTTCAAATCGTTTTCTTTCCGGCAGCCAAGAAAGAATATGAAAAGGAAGTTAAGCAGTCTCAGGAGCGGGCCAAAATAGATGCAATATTGGAAAAAGTGGAAACATACGGATTTCAAGCTCTCGGAGCTAATTTTGAGAAGGTAAAAGGAGCGGATAATATTTATGAACTTAAGATTAAGGCCTTTGGCTCGGAACATCGGTTTTTGTTCGGTTACGCTCCCGAGAAGTCGCCGGAGGGTCTGCCCATTTTGATTTTGCTTCGGTATCTCAAGAAGAAACAATGGAAACTTCCTCAGGGGGACATTCAAGCGGCGGTAAATCGCCTGCGTCAGTTTTAA
- a CDS encoding helix-turn-helix transcriptional regulator, translated as MREEAARYGETLKSTIQGKLDDPQYRKHYLVYKIRSELAYQIKSLREAEKLTQKQLADKVGVPQSVIARAESLEDERVPSLDFLVRVFYALKTRAFLEIIPPPQTQEQKREVVLV; from the coding sequence GTGCGAGAAGAGGCCGCCAGATACGGCGAAACGCTCAAATCAACCATACAGGGCAAGCTGGATGATCCTCAGTACCGCAAGCACTATTTGGTCTATAAAATCCGCAGCGAACTGGCTTACCAGATCAAATCTTTGCGAGAGGCTGAAAAATTGACGCAGAAACAACTGGCGGATAAGGTGGGCGTGCCGCAGTCGGTGATTGCCCGCGCTGAAAGTTTGGAAGATGAGCGGGTCCCGAGCCTGGATTTCTTGGTACGTGTTTTTTATGCGCTTAAGACCAGGGCTTTTTTGGAAATCATCCCACCGCCTCAGACTCAAGAGCAAAAGCGCGAAGTCGTCCTGGTTTAA
- a CDS encoding Fic family protein — MRRLNQYIHQLLDWPKFHWKQEIIATPLAGVRHRQGRLLGRMDGLGFPQQNETVLQALTLDVIKSSEIEGEVLNTEQVRSSIARRLGMDIAGLTPADRRVDGVVEMTLEATQNYDEPLTKERLFGWHQALFPLGVPGASKIKIGAWRDDAKGPMQVISGAIGHERVHYEAPAARKLDSEVTAFLDWANRTGDVDPVLKAAQAHLWFVTVHPFDDGNGRIARAIADWALARSENSPQRFYSMSAQIRRQRKEYYDILENTQKGTLDVTEWMLWFLNCLDRAIAGTESSLASVFKKDQFWKTHAATALNERQRLMLNKLLDGFEGKMTSSKWAALTKCSHDTAQRDIVDLINQGILVKDKAGGRSTSYSLKTTPAP; from the coding sequence ATGCGTAGATTAAATCAATATATTCATCAACTGCTCGACTGGCCAAAATTTCATTGGAAACAAGAGATTATCGCAACGCCCTTGGCTGGCGTGCGCCACCGCCAAGGCCGACTGCTCGGTCGAATGGACGGTCTCGGCTTTCCCCAGCAAAACGAGACCGTGCTGCAGGCGCTCACGCTCGATGTTATAAAGTCGAGCGAAATCGAAGGTGAAGTGCTCAACACGGAGCAAGTGCGCTCCTCGATCGCGCGGCGGCTCGGCATGGATATCGCCGGCTTGACGCCTGCGGATCGCCGCGTCGACGGCGTGGTTGAAATGACCCTGGAGGCGACGCAAAATTACGATGAGCCGCTGACGAAGGAACGCCTGTTCGGCTGGCATCAGGCGCTCTTTCCTCTGGGCGTTCCGGGCGCATCCAAAATCAAGATCGGCGCCTGGCGCGACGATGCCAAAGGCCCGATGCAGGTCATCTCCGGCGCGATAGGCCATGAACGCGTGCATTATGAGGCTCCGGCGGCTAGAAAACTGGACTCCGAAGTGACCGCCTTCCTTGATTGGGCGAACCGAACTGGAGACGTCGATCCGGTTTTAAAAGCCGCCCAAGCCCACTTATGGTTTGTCACCGTCCATCCTTTCGATGACGGCAACGGTCGCATCGCCCGCGCGATCGCGGATTGGGCGTTGGCTCGATCCGAGAACAGCCCGCAGCGCTTCTACAGCATGTCGGCGCAAATACGCCGTCAACGCAAAGAGTATTACGACATCCTGGAAAACACGCAGAAAGGCACGCTCGACGTGACCGAGTGGATGTTATGGTTCTTAAACTGTCTCGATCGAGCCATTGCGGGGACGGAGAGCTCGCTGGCGTCGGTCTTTAAGAAGGATCAATTTTGGAAAACTCACGCCGCAACAGCGCTTAACGAACGCCAGCGCCTGATGTTAAACAAACTGCTCGACGGCTTTGAAGGCAAGATGACGTCGTCTAAATGGGCGGCGCTGACCAAGTGCTCACACGATACGGCGCAACGCGACATTGTCGATTTGATTAATCAAGGTATTTTGGTTAAAGACAAAGCCGGCGGCCGAAGCACGAGTTACTCTCTGAAGACGACGCCTGCCCCTTAA
- a CDS encoding PAS domain S-box protein, whose protein sequence is MARLADIEAEDQLPVVMVNSHGLITRVNREFERLFGWTSAEVFGKPLTIIIPPSLREAHQAGFSRLLVTNQPRLLNQPIRLKAVNKAGREFIAEHFIVGERHGGEWFFGATIREVPPR, encoded by the coding sequence ATGGCCCGCCTGGCGGATATTGAGGCTGAAGACCAACTCCCTGTGGTTATGGTTAATAGCCACGGGTTGATTACTCGGGTTAACCGGGAATTTGAGCGGCTTTTCGGCTGGACATCGGCGGAAGTGTTCGGCAAACCTCTCACGATCATCATTCCGCCCAGTTTGCGAGAGGCCCATCAAGCCGGTTTTTCCCGCCTCTTGGTGACCAATCAGCCCCGGCTTCTGAATCAACCGATCCGGCTTAAGGCCGTCAATAAAGCGGGACGCGAGTTTATCGCCGAGCATTTTATTGTCGGAGAAAGGCACGGCGGCGAGTGGTTTTTCGGCGCCACGATTCGCGAGGTTCCGCCCCGATGA
- a CDS encoding PAS domain-containing protein yields the protein MTADPNQLIEELRRSLGKLEMALNAIAQAMLYTNAKGEIQWCNAAFERMAQRRRLELLGTPLKKVMRLETSGKPLPWSKHPANAAARILRDKPLICRWRCGRKTLDVQIFRTPMVKDKDGAGFVFIIRAE from the coding sequence ATGACCGCAGACCCAAATCAGCTTATTGAGGAACTGCGCAGGTCCTTAGGCAAGCTGGAGATGGCCTTAAATGCCATTGCCCAGGCCATGCTTTACACCAACGCCAAGGGAGAAATCCAATGGTGCAATGCCGCCTTTGAGCGCATGGCGCAGCGCCGGCGTTTGGAACTTCTGGGCACGCCGCTTAAGAAAGTGATGCGCCTGGAGACATCGGGGAAACCCTTGCCTTGGAGCAAGCACCCCGCCAATGCTGCGGCAAGGATTTTAAGAGACAAACCCTTGATATGCCGTTGGCGCTGCGGCCGGAAAACTTTGGACGTGCAAATTTTCCGCACGCCCATGGTTAAGGACAAAGACGGCGCAGGATTTGTTTTTATCATCCGCGCTGAATAA
- a CDS encoding thermonuclease family protein, translating into MGSKLRILLASLAFALVSKPVQAHGGGRDKLGCHHDRKAGGYHCHKGPLDGRLFKSKEDALEALGTSQESPPPPKQKILPGYYTMETDEKTKVRRVVDGDTLVLEDGRKVRLIGVDTPELHHPKKPVQYYAKEAKDFVEALVEGKAVNLALDPDNTYVKHKDKYGRLLAYVLLPDGDILNAKIIREGYGFAYTRFPYKLMDNFRALEKEARENKRGLWK; encoded by the coding sequence GTGGGTTCAAAACTCCGAATCCTTCTTGCTTCTTTAGCCTTTGCTCTAGTTTCAAAACCCGTCCAGGCCCATGGCGGCGGACGGGACAAGCTGGGCTGCCATCATGACCGCAAAGCAGGCGGTTACCATTGTCACAAAGGACCGCTGGACGGACGCTTGTTCAAATCAAAGGAAGATGCTCTCGAAGCGCTGGGCACATCCCAGGAATCTCCGCCTCCCCCCAAACAAAAAATCCTTCCGGGCTACTACACAATGGAAACCGATGAAAAAACCAAGGTCCGACGCGTGGTTGACGGCGACACCTTGGTCCTTGAAGACGGCAGAAAAGTGCGCCTCATCGGGGTGGACACCCCGGAACTGCATCATCCTAAGAAACCGGTGCAATACTACGCCAAAGAAGCCAAGGATTTCGTCGAAGCCCTGGTCGAAGGAAAAGCCGTGAACCTGGCTTTGGACCCTGATAACACCTACGTCAAACACAAAGACAAATACGGACGGCTTCTAGCTTATGTTTTGCTGCCGGACGGCGATATCCTGAACGCCAAAATTATCCGCGAAGGCTACGGCTTCGCCTACACCAGATTCCCGTATAAATTGATGGACAATTTCAGGGCCCTGGAGAAAGAAGCCCGGGAAAACAAACGCGGGCTGTGGAAATAG
- the uppS gene encoding di-trans,poly-cis-decaprenylcistransferase, whose translation MSVTANKTSVAGASVPSYFEKYPGLYRNLDLTRIPAHVAIIMDGNGRWARQKGWQRFLGHQHATESVRESVKTAGELGVKVLSLFAFSTENWSRPREEVEFLLRLFDRTLRDEMQDMNQNNVRLRLCGERDRLPDWLNATIDEAMKLMAGNTGLILNLVVNYGGKQDILQAADKIAESRRAGGGPVTEEEFQKLLLTGDLPPVDLLVRTSGENRISNFFLWQAAYAELVFIKILWPDFRREHFLDALLEYQRRDRRFGGV comes from the coding sequence ATGTCCGTGACCGCGAATAAAACAAGCGTTGCCGGGGCGTCCGTGCCTTCCTATTTTGAGAAATACCCTGGGCTTTACCGGAATTTGGATTTGACCCGGATTCCGGCCCATGTGGCGATCATTATGGACGGCAACGGGCGTTGGGCCAGGCAAAAGGGCTGGCAGCGGTTTTTGGGGCATCAGCATGCCACGGAAAGCGTCCGGGAATCGGTTAAAACAGCCGGGGAATTGGGCGTTAAAGTTTTGTCCTTATTCGCTTTCTCAACCGAGAATTGGTCCCGGCCCAGAGAAGAAGTCGAGTTTTTGCTGCGCTTGTTCGACCGGACTTTGCGCGATGAAATGCAGGATATGAATCAAAATAATGTGCGCCTGCGGCTTTGCGGGGAACGGGACCGGCTGCCCGATTGGTTGAACGCCACCATTGATGAAGCCATGAAGCTGATGGCCGGTAACACCGGCCTGATTTTGAATTTGGTGGTGAATTACGGGGGCAAGCAGGATATCCTTCAGGCCGCCGACAAAATCGCGGAGTCCCGGCGCGCCGGCGGCGGCCCGGTCACGGAAGAAGAGTTCCAGAAGCTTTTGTTGACCGGGGATTTGCCGCCGGTCGATTTATTGGTGCGCACCAGTGGGGAGAACCGGATTTCGAATTTCTTTTTATGGCAGGCCGCGTACGCGGAATTGGTGTTCATAAAAATCCTGTGGCCTGATTTCCGGCGGGAGCATTTTCTCGACGCGCTGCTCGAATACCAGCGCCGCGACCGCCGCTTCGGCGGCGTTTGA
- a CDS encoding HEAT repeat domain-containing protein produces the protein MVLSLLMLAFVIAFPFVLPFRAYMAGLSQAQSPRVAHFGFWTLMVLGTKQDKPLILEALKSPDYWIRKEAVYWLQRRLGKEAQAHITPSLLDQDGSVVIAALRSLAEIKTEKTYMVMLPLNHSWEWVRREAAQALGKIGDPEAVDRLIDVFRQELHPKVRWKAVEALGKIKDPRAAKVLTEALACADKNIFEAAKEGLKGLGPAAKEALVEAGTSGNPKIQLEVLMLLEGLDEELAQTIRVQARQQVGRRLMELEALEGKMPKGAVSGGEVELVNARRLYNSGGQTRALDLLNAALRLDPFYTDALVLRGQVYEELGYPEQAFADYESAFRVDSGRLDLLRRMGRISQDQNWPSRLQDVYETAEQLFEEEAKKWNGHEDFLWKD, from the coding sequence ATGGTCCTTTCGCTTTTGATGCTGGCGTTCGTCATCGCCTTTCCTTTTGTTTTGCCGTTTCGCGCCTATATGGCCGGTTTAAGCCAGGCGCAATCCCCGCGCGTCGCTCATTTCGGGTTTTGGACGCTGATGGTGCTGGGAACCAAGCAGGATAAGCCGCTCATCCTGGAAGCGTTGAAATCCCCGGATTATTGGATTCGCAAAGAAGCCGTTTATTGGCTCCAGCGGCGCTTGGGCAAAGAGGCCCAAGCGCATATCACCCCGTCCTTGCTGGATCAGGACGGATCCGTGGTCATTGCCGCGCTGCGGTCGCTGGCCGAAATAAAAACGGAAAAGACCTATATGGTCATGCTGCCGCTGAATCACTCCTGGGAGTGGGTGCGCCGGGAAGCGGCCCAGGCCTTGGGCAAAATCGGCGATCCGGAGGCCGTCGATCGTTTGATCGATGTTTTCCGGCAGGAACTGCACCCGAAGGTGCGCTGGAAAGCGGTGGAAGCCTTGGGGAAAATCAAGGACCCCCGCGCCGCGAAAGTCCTGACCGAGGCCTTGGCGTGTGCGGATAAAAATATTTTTGAGGCCGCGAAAGAAGGATTAAAAGGTTTGGGTCCGGCGGCCAAGGAAGCGTTGGTTGAGGCCGGAACCTCCGGGAATCCCAAAATTCAATTGGAAGTTTTGATGTTATTGGAAGGTTTGGATGAGGAACTGGCTCAAACCATCAGGGTCCAGGCCCGGCAGCAAGTGGGCCGGCGTCTGATGGAGCTTGAGGCGCTGGAGGGCAAAATGCCCAAAGGCGCGGTCAGCGGCGGCGAAGTTGAATTGGTGAATGCGCGCCGGTTGTATAACTCAGGCGGACAAACCAGGGCCTTGGATTTGTTGAATGCCGCGCTTAGGCTGGACCCGTTTTATACCGATGCCTTGGTATTGAGGGGCCAGGTTTATGAGGAGCTGGGCTACCCGGAACAGGCCTTCGCGGATTATGAGTCCGCGTTCCGGGTTGATTCCGGGCGTTTGGATTTGTTGCGGCGCATGGGGCGAATCAGCCAGGATCAAAATTGGCCCAGCCGTTTGCAAGATGTTTATGAAACGGCCGAGCAGCTTTTTGAAGAAGAAGCGAAGAAGTGGAACGGTCACGAGGATTTTCTGTGGAAAGACTGA
- a CDS encoding tetratricopeptide repeat protein: MERLKLVLFAALIFGGCQKAYQHRQEAAKKEKALALELIDKKEWKQAERHLEKASKEDPWDADIWHNLGVCYAEGLNRPQWARDMFKKALELNPGHALAHYGMGLLEWEKNWNLANASFVAAYKLDPVSVGPIENYYLQHALAGYFLSSGYFYREVAARDIIARIYPDWVEKQLDLGDALVRAGQYALAVEVYQRVIAGKDKEKAKEAPYIGLAWALMNMNDLNAAAKALEQAWKINHKNGLLRYYAGLLARRTGDRESALNHLNVAAIGLKDGRGLIALADLHLEMGHHRAAEEYLDLADRRYADDPMTQYELMLFYERQGNGEEALRHGERAAKANAGNWRYACALQGLLIRLGHSGDEWTDVFEACRLLRPLGESL, from the coding sequence GTGGAAAGACTGAAGTTGGTCCTTTTCGCGGCTTTGATTTTCGGCGGCTGCCAGAAAGCGTATCAGCATCGCCAGGAAGCGGCTAAAAAAGAAAAGGCGTTGGCCTTGGAATTAATCGATAAAAAAGAATGGAAACAAGCGGAGCGTCATTTGGAGAAGGCCTCCAAAGAAGACCCCTGGGACGCGGATATCTGGCATAACCTGGGCGTTTGTTACGCTGAGGGTTTGAATCGTCCCCAATGGGCGCGTGATATGTTCAAGAAAGCGCTCGAGTTGAACCCCGGCCATGCTTTGGCCCATTACGGAATGGGGCTGCTCGAGTGGGAGAAAAATTGGAATTTGGCCAATGCCTCGTTTGTGGCCGCGTACAAGCTCGATCCCGTGAGCGTGGGTCCCATCGAAAATTATTATTTGCAGCATGCCTTGGCCGGTTATTTTTTGAGCTCGGGGTATTTCTATCGGGAAGTGGCGGCCAGGGATATCATCGCCAGGATTTACCCTGATTGGGTGGAAAAACAGCTTGATTTAGGCGATGCCTTGGTCCGCGCCGGTCAATACGCGCTTGCGGTCGAGGTTTATCAGCGGGTGATCGCGGGCAAGGACAAGGAAAAAGCCAAGGAAGCGCCTTATATCGGTTTGGCCTGGGCTCTGATGAACATGAATGATTTAAATGCGGCCGCAAAGGCTTTGGAACAGGCTTGGAAAATTAATCATAAAAACGGTTTGCTGCGTTATTACGCCGGGCTTCTGGCGCGGCGAACCGGAGACCGGGAATCTGCCTTGAATCATTTGAATGTCGCGGCCATCGGTTTAAAGGACGGGCGCGGGTTGATCGCCCTGGCTGATTTACATTTGGAAATGGGTCATCACCGCGCCGCAGAGGAATATTTGGATTTAGCGGACCGTCGTTATGCCGACGACCCAATGACTCAATATGAGCTGATGCTTTTTTACGAGCGCCAAGGCAACGGCGAAGAGGCCTTGCGCCATGGGGAAAGGGCCGCCAAGGCGAATGCGGGCAATTGGCGCTATGCCTGCGCTTTGCAAGGACTGCTGATTCGCCTGGGGCATTCCGGAGATGAATGGACGGATGTATTTGAGGCCTGCCGTTTGCTTAGGCCGCTTGGCGAGAGTTTATAG
- a CDS encoding phosphatidate cytidylyltransferase, with the protein MLLPRVLTAIVGIPLVLFAVHTGGLTFAIFTLGVGLLALREAFDLFKKIGYPPRVYLGYAMAVLLFALFILPAHAQPRYVPLLHHPSLLGLGLTVATVTLTAVELFYVNSRSLVSSAVTLFAIVFVMWPMAHLALLRDLVPLGREWVLFLFITIWVADSMAYFVGLKLGSRKLAPRVSPKKTVEGLFGGVVGGALAASGLWVLFFRAQGLAYGEVAVLGGLGVGIIGQLSDLVESVLKREAKVKDSADSLPGHGGFLDRFDSFLLTAPLLYYYVAFRF; encoded by the coding sequence ATGCTGTTGCCCCGCGTTTTAACCGCTATCGTCGGCATCCCGTTGGTTCTTTTCGCCGTTCATACCGGCGGGTTGACGTTCGCGATTTTTACCTTGGGCGTGGGGCTGTTGGCCCTGCGCGAAGCCTTCGATTTATTTAAAAAAATCGGGTACCCGCCCCGTGTTTATCTGGGCTATGCCATGGCCGTTTTGTTGTTCGCGTTGTTCATTTTGCCGGCCCATGCCCAGCCCAGGTATGTGCCTCTTCTGCATCACCCGTCGCTCTTGGGCTTGGGCTTGACGGTGGCGACCGTGACCTTGACCGCGGTCGAGCTTTTCTATGTGAACAGCCGTTCTCTCGTATCCTCGGCGGTTACTCTATTCGCCATTGTTTTCGTGATGTGGCCCATGGCGCATTTGGCCTTGCTGAGGGACTTGGTGCCGTTGGGCCGCGAATGGGTGTTGTTTTTGTTCATCACCATTTGGGTCGCGGATTCCATGGCCTATTTTGTGGGGCTTAAATTGGGGTCGAGAAAATTGGCGCCCCGCGTTTCCCCCAAGAAAACCGTGGAAGGGCTCTTCGGCGGGGTGGTGGGCGGCGCTTTGGCGGCGAGCGGGCTATGGGTGCTGTTTTTCAGGGCTCAGGGCTTGGCTTATGGGGAAGTGGCGGTCTTGGGCGGCTTGGGCGTGGGCATTATCGGGCAATTATCCGATTTGGTTGAATCCGTGTTAAAACGGGAAGCCAAAGTGAAGGATTCCGCGGACTCGCTGCCCGGGCACGGCGGGTTCCTGGACCGTTTTGATTCCTTTTTGCTGACGGCGCCCTTGCTATACTATTATGTAGCCTTCCGATTTTAA
- a CDS encoding 1-deoxy-D-xylulose-5-phosphate reductoisomerase (catalyzes the formation of 2-C-methyl-D-erythritol 4-phosphate from 1-deoxy-D-xylulose-5-phosphate), which produces MMGIQNVVILGSTGSVGKSTVEVLLAEKPARFSVSLLAAAGSWPALLAQAKSLGTSCLYLDKPEAFKQAKKTLSRKTKLLQSRGDLLGFLSSEPIDIAVVVLSDFELAALTIEALCLRSDRRIKILVASKEPMVTFGDAYRRLASKNAHAIIPLDSEPSAIFQCLNGSLDTKGSVDKIYLTATGGPFYRKPVPWDKITPEMALNHPVWKMGKKITIDSATLVNKALELMEINNLFNMPSSKIEILIHPQCVIHSMVAMKNGSILAQLGPATMKLPIHYGLLWPQGFDANGVVNHIGPQDLAQLTFDKPDFERFPCLKIALDVAKVQKEPQRLIARAALMGADEAAVESFLAGRIGFQDMPGLLRETVAAASRHWASLKAKRQSDLKFGLSVFKWAKETALRERVKQS; this is translated from the coding sequence GTGATGGGAATCCAAAACGTCGTTATTTTAGGCAGCACCGGCTCCGTCGGTAAAAGCACGGTTGAAGTGCTTTTGGCGGAGAAGCCGGCGCGTTTCAGCGTGTCATTGCTGGCGGCCGCAGGCTCCTGGCCTGCCCTGTTGGCCCAGGCCAAAAGCCTGGGGACCTCATGTTTGTATTTGGATAAGCCCGAAGCCTTTAAACAAGCCAAAAAAACCCTGTCCCGAAAGACCAAGCTGTTGCAGAGCCGGGGGGATTTGCTCGGTTTTTTATCGTCCGAGCCCATCGATATCGCGGTGGTGGTTCTTTCCGATTTTGAGCTGGCGGCTTTGACCATTGAGGCGCTTTGTCTGCGCTCGGACCGGCGCATTAAGATTTTAGTCGCCTCCAAAGAGCCCATGGTCACTTTCGGCGACGCCTACCGGCGTTTAGCCTCTAAGAACGCTCATGCGATTATCCCGCTGGACTCCGAGCCTTCCGCGATTTTTCAATGCTTAAACGGCAGCTTGGACACCAAGGGCTCGGTCGATAAAATTTATTTGACGGCCACGGGCGGGCCTTTTTACCGAAAGCCCGTTCCTTGGGACAAAATTACCCCTGAAATGGCGTTGAATCACCCGGTCTGGAAAATGGGTAAAAAGATAACCATTGACTCCGCGACGTTGGTGAACAAAGCCTTGGAACTGATGGAAATTAATAATTTGTTCAATATGCCGTCCTCAAAAATAGAAATTTTGATTCATCCCCAATGCGTGATTCATTCCATGGTCGCCATGAAAAACGGCTCGATTCTGGCGCAATTGGGCCCGGCCACCATGAAATTGCCGATTCATTACGGTTTGCTCTGGCCCCAGGGATTCGACGCCAACGGCGTGGTCAATCATATCGGGCCACAGGATTTGGCGCAGTTGACGTTTGACAAGCCGGATTTTGAGCGTTTTCCGTGTCTGAAAATCGCTTTAGACGTGGCTAAAGTTCAAAAAGAGCCGCAACGTTTGATCGCGCGAGCCGCGCTCATGGGCGCGGATGAGGCGGCGGTGGAGAGTTTTCTGGCCGGACGCATCGGATTTCAGGACATGCCCGGGCTTTTGCGCGAGACCGTGGCCGCCGCTTCCCGGCATTGGGCCTCGCTGAAAGCCAAGCGCCAATCGGATTTGAAGTTCGGCTTATCCGTGTTCAAATGGGCCAAAGAAACGGCCTTAAGGGAGAGGGTTAAGCAATCATGA